A region from the Cryptosporangium arvum DSM 44712 genome encodes:
- a CDS encoding metallophosphoesterase family protein: protein MKRVGNLLAVSDLHVGYKENRDVVRSLRPLAEDDWLIVAGDVAERLEHVAWTLKVLTLSFAKVIWVPGNHELWTSPKDPGSPRGALKYDMLVEACRALGVTTPEDPYPTFDGGAEPVTIAPLFTFYDYSFRPEGQTQEQALAQAYDVGVVCTDEAVLHPDPYGTRGDWCRARVESTAARLDAELPPDQRTVLISHWPLHPAPTKRLRYPEFAQWCGTTLTSDWHLRYRAAVAVYGHLHIPLSDVVDGVPFEEVSLGYPREWRPRSRPHGLPRVVLPAAG from the coding sequence CTGAAGAGGGTGGGCAACCTCCTCGCGGTCAGCGATCTGCACGTCGGGTACAAGGAAAATCGCGACGTGGTGCGGTCGCTCCGGCCGCTCGCGGAGGACGACTGGCTGATCGTGGCGGGTGACGTCGCGGAGCGGCTCGAGCACGTCGCCTGGACCCTGAAGGTGCTGACGCTCTCGTTCGCGAAAGTGATCTGGGTGCCGGGCAACCACGAGCTCTGGACGTCGCCGAAGGACCCGGGCTCCCCGCGCGGTGCCCTGAAGTACGACATGCTCGTCGAAGCGTGCCGCGCGCTGGGGGTGACCACCCCGGAAGACCCGTACCCGACGTTCGACGGCGGCGCCGAGCCGGTGACGATCGCCCCGTTGTTCACGTTCTACGACTACTCGTTCCGCCCGGAGGGTCAGACGCAGGAGCAGGCCCTCGCGCAGGCCTACGACGTCGGCGTCGTCTGCACCGACGAGGCGGTCCTGCACCCCGACCCGTACGGGACCCGGGGTGACTGGTGCCGGGCGCGGGTCGAGTCGACGGCCGCCCGGCTCGACGCCGAGCTGCCGCCCGACCAGCGGACCGTGCTGATCTCGCACTGGCCACTGCACCCGGCGCCGACCAAGCGCCTGCGCTACCCGGAGTTCGCCCAGTGGTGCGGGACGACGCTGACCTCGGACTGGCACCTGCGGTACCGGGCGGCGGTCGCGGTCTACGGCCACCTGCACATTCCGCTGAGCGACGTCGTCGACGGCGTTCCGTTCGAGGAGGTGTCCCT
- a CDS encoding rhamnulokinase — translation MNVDGISSFAAVDLGASSGRVVAGRVGPDTLELTEAHRFVNEPVRLAGTLHWNVTGLYAEILRGLRFLGRDHAVPRSIGVDSWAVDYGLLDAEGALLGAPVHYRDERTEGVAAAVAAEIGAASLYRRTGLQTLPFNTVYQLVAGRKSAAYQAAGALLLIPDLIGYWLTGAQGAEVTNASTTQLLDVHRRSWDVELATDLRLRPELLPPLRQPGDRLGGLREDVAAEVGFDAPVVAVASHDTASAVIGVPAVGDRFAYISCGTWGLAGLELDRPVLSEASREANFTNEAGIDGTVRYLRNVMGLWLLQESVRWWERSGSGSDLPTLLADAAEVPAGRTVIDVDDARFLPPGDMPSRIAAFARETGQPVPATRGEVVRCILDSLALAFRRTIHQASSLASHDVDVVHLVGGGARNALLCRLTADATGLPVVAGPVEATALGNVLVQARAAGVVGDLGEARALLAATQPTVRYDPRPGIDWDTLAARLA, via the coding sequence ATGAACGTCGATGGCATTTCCTCGTTCGCTGCGGTCGACCTCGGCGCGTCCTCCGGGCGCGTCGTGGCCGGCCGGGTCGGCCCGGACACCCTGGAGCTCACCGAGGCGCACCGGTTCGTCAACGAGCCGGTGCGCCTGGCCGGCACGCTCCACTGGAACGTGACCGGCCTCTACGCCGAGATCCTGCGCGGTCTCCGCTTCCTCGGTCGCGACCACGCCGTGCCCCGGTCGATCGGCGTCGACTCCTGGGCGGTCGACTACGGTCTGCTCGACGCCGAGGGCGCGTTGCTCGGCGCGCCCGTGCACTACCGCGACGAGCGCACCGAGGGGGTGGCCGCCGCGGTCGCGGCCGAGATCGGGGCGGCGTCGCTCTACCGGCGGACCGGCCTGCAGACCCTGCCGTTCAACACCGTGTACCAGCTGGTCGCGGGTCGGAAGAGCGCGGCGTACCAGGCGGCGGGCGCGCTCCTGCTCATCCCGGACCTGATCGGCTACTGGCTCACCGGGGCGCAGGGCGCCGAGGTCACGAACGCCTCGACGACCCAGCTGCTCGACGTCCACCGCCGCAGTTGGGACGTGGAGCTGGCCACGGACCTGCGCCTGCGCCCGGAGCTGCTGCCGCCGCTGCGGCAGCCCGGCGACCGGCTCGGCGGGCTGCGCGAGGACGTCGCGGCCGAGGTCGGGTTCGACGCTCCGGTGGTGGCGGTCGCGTCGCACGACACCGCGTCGGCGGTGATCGGGGTGCCCGCGGTGGGGGACCGGTTCGCGTACATCTCGTGCGGCACCTGGGGCCTGGCCGGGCTGGAGCTCGACCGGCCGGTGCTCTCCGAGGCGAGCCGCGAAGCCAACTTCACCAACGAGGCCGGCATCGACGGCACGGTCCGCTACCTGCGCAACGTGATGGGGCTGTGGTTGCTGCAGGAGTCGGTGCGGTGGTGGGAACGCTCCGGATCGGGCTCCGACCTGCCGACACTCCTGGCCGACGCCGCCGAGGTGCCCGCCGGTCGCACGGTGATCGACGTCGACGACGCCCGGTTCCTGCCCCCGGGCGACATGCCGTCGCGGATCGCGGCCTTCGCGAGGGAGACGGGCCAGCCGGTCCCGGCGACGCGCGGCGAGGTCGTGCGGTGCATCCTCGACAGCTTGGCGCTGGCCTTCCGGCGCACCATCCACCAGGCGTCGTCGTTGGCGTCGCACGACGTGGACGTGGTGCACCTCGTGGGCGGGGGAGCGCGTAACGCGCTGCTGTGCCGGCTGACCGCGGACGCGACCGGGTTGCCGGTGGTCGCGGGCCCGGTGGAGGCCACCGCGCTGGGCAACGTGCTGGTGCAGGCGCGCGCCGCAGGCGTGGTGGGTGACCTCGGAGAGGCCCGCGCGCTCCTGGCCGCGACCCAGCCGACCGTGCGCTACGACCCTCGTCCCGGCATCGACTGGGACACCCTCGCCGCTCGGCTAGCCTGA